CGGCAACGCAGAGGCCGGGGTTGCCTCGGAACGCCGCCGCGGACAGATTCGCTAGCACGCCGGCGTGGGGCACCACGCCGGAGAAGTTGTTGTACGAGAAGTACGCTTCCCGGAGCGACGTGGACACCTGCAGGGTCTCTGGCAGGGCACCCGAGAGCTCGTTCCGCGACACGTCGATGGCCTCCAGGAACGGCAGCGCCGCGATGGCCCCCGGGAGCGCGCCCCGCAGCGCGTTGCCGGAGACGTTGAGGTACTCGAGCGCGACGCAGCCGCCGAGCTGCGACGGGATCGCGCCGGCGAGCTCGTTGGACGACAGGTCGAGCGCGAGGATCATGTCCATCTTGCTGAGCCCGAGAGGGAGAGAGCCCTCCAGGTGGTTGTTGGAGAGGTTCAGGTACAGCTTGAGGTTGCTCATGGCGGCGACGTGCGCTGGGATCTCGCCCTGGAGGCCATTGTAGGAGAGGTCGAGGATTTCGAGGTTGTCGCAGTCGCCGAGGCTCGGCGGAATGGCACCGGCAAGTCGGTTGTGGTGCAGCATCAGCCTCCTGAGCTGCGTGAGGTTGGAGAACGTGTCTGGGATGGCGCCGGCGAGGCGGTTGCCGGAGAGGTCGAGGAGGCCGAGGTGCGGGAGCTCACCGATGGACTgggggatctcgccggagaggaggTTGTTGGAGAGGTACAGCTGCTCGAGCCGCCGCATGCGCGATAAGTCCGGCGGGATGGAGCCGTTGATGAGGTTATTGGAGAGGTTGAGGTACGTGAGGTTGACGAGGCCGGAGATGTTGGGCGGGATGGATCCCGAGATGGCGTTGTCCTCGAGGTGGATCTGCCGGAAGCTGCGCGAGAGCTCGCCGATGAACGACGGCAACCTGCCCCCGAGGCCGttcccggcgagctcgagctcctgGAGGCGAGTGCAGTTGCTGAGGGAGTGGAAGAAAGGGTCGAGGTTGGTGTTCCCGTCGTGGCTGGAGAGGTTGTTGTAGGAGAGGTAGAGGTACTGGAGCCGCGGCAACCTGTCGAACACCTGCGGTGGCAGCTCGCCGGCCAGGTAGTTGGACTCGAAGTCGACCCACTCGAGAATGGCGGAGTTGGACAGCGCCGTCGGGATCGGGCCAGAGAGTTCATTGGACCAGAGGAGGAGGTAACGGAGGCTGGGGAGGCGGCATTCGCCGGAGTACGGGATGTCGCCGGCAAGGGAGTTGTTGGCGAGGTCCATGTACTGCAGCGCAGAGCAGTTACAGAAGAGCGTGTCCGGGATGCCGCCGGAGAGCCGGTTGCCGCTGAGGTCGAGGTAGTAGAGCTCCCGGAGGAGCCCGATGCCGGCGGGGATCGCGCCCTCGAGCAGGTTGTTCGTCAGGCTCAGCTGCGTCAGCCTCGACAGCGCGGCAATCTCCTCCGGGATCCCACCCGCGAACGCGTTGCTGGACAAATCAAGAACCGAGATGAAGGACAGCCGCCCCAGCGCCGGCGAGAGCACGCCGCGGATCCCGCGGCCGCTGAGAACCAGCTGGGTGACGCGCCGCCTGTGGTCACACGCGACGCCAGTCCAGTTGCAGAACCGCGGCGAGCGGCCCCAGTCGGCGAGGGCGACGCCGGGGTCGGCCGAGACGCCGGAGAGGAAATCGAGGAGCGCGGACCGGTCGTCGGCCAGTACTGGCGCTGCTGCTCCTGGTGCCTgtggcatggcggcggcggcggcggggacagcgatcGGCACGATGAGGGCGAcatggaggatgacgatgattgGGATGGCGAGCAACTTGGCCATTGGGGCCGACAGGACGT
This portion of the Triticum dicoccoides isolate Atlit2015 ecotype Zavitan chromosome 7A, WEW_v2.0, whole genome shotgun sequence genome encodes:
- the LOC119332125 gene encoding putative leucine-rich repeat receptor-like serine/threonine-protein kinase At2g24130, producing the protein MAKLLAIPIIVILHVALIVPIAVPAAAAAMPQAPGAAAPVLADDRSALLDFLSGVSADPGVALADWGRSPRFCNWTGVACDHRRRVTQLVLSGRGIRGVLSPALGRLSFISVLDLSSNAFAGGIPEEIAALSRLTQLSLTNNLLEGAIPAGIGLLRELYYLDLSGNRLSGGIPDTLFCNCSALQYMDLANNSLAGDIPYSGECRLPSLRYLLLWSNELSGPIPTALSNSAILEWVDFESNYLAGELPPQVFDRLPRLQYLYLSYNNLSSHDGNTNLDPFFHSLSNCTRLQELELAGNGLGGRLPSFIGELSRSFRQIHLEDNAISGSIPPNISGLVNLTYLNLSNNLINGSIPPDLSRMRRLEQLYLSNNLLSGEIPQSIGELPHLGLLDLSGNRLAGAIPDTFSNLTQLRRLMLHHNRLAGAIPPSLGDCDNLEILDLSYNGLQGEIPAHVAAMSNLKLYLNLSNNHLEGSLPLGLSKMDMILALDLSSNELAGAIPSQLGGCVALEYLNVSGNALRGALPGAIAALPFLEAIDVSRNELSGALPETLQVSTSLREAYFSYNNFSGVVPHAGVLANLSAAAFRGNPGLCVAGHIPGIATCGARRADHRRAVVPAAFGIVAAVCMMLFAAGCRSMATARSRRRSTWRVDIEQQAAEREHPRISYRELSDATGGFAESRLIGAGRFGRVYEGTLRGGARVAVKVLADPKGGGEVSVSFKRECEALRRTRHKNLIRVITTCSTASFNALVLPLMPHGSLEAHLYPHDDDGGGGSSSRLGFGQLVSIASDVAEGMAYLHHYAPVRVVHCDLKPSNVLLDDGMRAVISDFGIARLVAGAEASSSSSDDSAAPCNSIATGLLQGSVGYIAPEYGLGGHPSARGDVYSFGVLILELLTGKRPTDVIFDEGLTLHDWVRRHYPHDVAGAVAHAPWRRDGTVADMAVVELMELGLACTQHSPALRPTMADVCHEITMIKDGLAKHAGADDGDRSFSTIKDSLFSNSS